A single region of the Chryseobacterium culicis genome encodes:
- a CDS encoding SWIM zinc finger family protein codes for MEDTLIYNYSGASSLVRRAALEELFLAKYSEIHKNTDAPCFFWGNVEQPFILARCLITLSNIVKSSFNLSPFQIGLLKDPIVTAGNERLRFEGFSHCAGVYARVDVLPDGLDGEFLENGTTNVDFNQPMITALGSIRPNEKIMLSVGQKEVGLYKEENKIIERKVPLPTKWIKGLGTVQVYLSESEERHTFNKIQTQQLFRGMPKGIVKSDYYLIVRGNKPIFSPVKSADSVCIGGLNRLRLLEPLLPYIDCMKVFSHTNRQSTTWQLYMGNIKFSFSLSRESWRGFSGEGAILESLISDVSDEWIDVLDKYAYANQSFNPEKLALEENISFIKAENITRRLAAMGLLGYDLDEKEFFYRRLPFKLSRIIGLNPRIKNAEKLIESGKVEILNNSKERTEARVEGTGVHHTVIIDEEKERCTCEWFSKYQGERGPCKHVLAVKKLVNI; via the coding sequence ATGGAAGATACGCTTATTTATAACTATTCAGGAGCATCCTCTTTAGTCAGAAGAGCTGCTCTTGAAGAGTTGTTTCTCGCCAAATACAGTGAAATTCATAAAAATACAGATGCTCCCTGTTTTTTCTGGGGAAATGTGGAGCAGCCCTTTATTTTAGCTCGATGTCTTATCACGCTTTCCAATATTGTAAAATCCAGCTTTAACCTTTCTCCGTTTCAGATTGGACTTCTTAAAGATCCTATCGTGACGGCAGGAAATGAAAGATTAAGGTTTGAAGGTTTTTCACACTGTGCAGGAGTGTATGCAAGAGTAGATGTACTGCCTGATGGATTGGATGGTGAGTTTCTGGAAAACGGAACGACGAATGTGGATTTTAATCAGCCTATGATAACTGCTTTGGGAAGTATCCGTCCGAATGAAAAGATTATGCTTTCTGTAGGGCAGAAAGAAGTCGGTCTATATAAAGAGGAAAATAAAATAATAGAAAGAAAAGTGCCTTTGCCTACAAAATGGATTAAAGGACTGGGAACTGTTCAGGTCTATTTATCAGAATCTGAGGAACGTCATACTTTTAATAAAATCCAAACTCAGCAACTGTTTCGCGGAATGCCGAAAGGGATCGTGAAGTCAGATTATTATTTGATTGTGAGAGGAAATAAACCCATTTTTTCTCCGGTAAAATCGGCAGATTCTGTTTGTATTGGAGGGCTTAACAGGCTTCGCCTTTTAGAACCTCTTCTTCCTTATATTGATTGTATGAAGGTTTTTTCCCATACCAATAGGCAGTCTACAACATGGCAGCTCTATATGGGGAATATAAAATTCAGTTTTTCTTTGTCAAGAGAAAGCTGGAGAGGTTTTTCAGGAGAAGGAGCTATTCTGGAAAGTCTGATTTCTGATGTTTCTGATGAATGGATTGATGTTCTGGATAAATATGCTTATGCCAATCAATCTTTCAATCCGGAGAAACTTGCTTTGGAAGAAAATATTAGTTTTATCAAAGCTGAAAACATTACACGGCGGCTTGCTGCAATGGGATTACTCGGCTACGATCTTGATGAAAAAGAATTTTTCTACCGCAGGCTTCCTTTTAAATTAAGTCGCATTATCGGGCTCAATCCCCGCATAAAAAACGCTGAAAAGCTTATAGAATCCGGAAAAGTAGAAATTTTAAATAATAGTAAAGAAAGAACAGAAGCCAGAGTAGAAGGAACAGGAGTGCATCATACGGTAATCATTGACGAAGAAAAAGAACGTTGTACCTGCGAATGGTTCAGTAAATATCAGGGTGAAAGAGGACCCTGTAAACATGTATTGGCAGTAAAAAAACTGGTAAATATTTAA
- a CDS encoding VOC family protein, translating to MIKGIYETHVQVSNLENAIGFYTEVLGLTLAHRDETRPIAFLWVGEGKEFMLGLWEQKENLQTRHFAFSSSKEDILNYSVEFLENKNLKPYNFLKNGSIEPMVFAWMPALAIYFNDPDGNQLEFISILEGESRPELGVLSYEEWMKQAENL from the coding sequence ATGATTAAAGGAATATATGAGACTCATGTTCAGGTGAGCAATCTGGAAAATGCTATAGGGTTTTATACAGAAGTATTAGGGTTAACACTGGCTCACAGGGATGAAACCAGACCTATTGCTTTTTTATGGGTTGGCGAAGGGAAAGAGTTTATGTTAGGACTATGGGAACAGAAGGAGAATCTTCAGACCAGGCATTTTGCTTTTTCCAGCAGTAAGGAAGATATTTTAAATTATTCAGTGGAATTCCTGGAAAATAAGAATTTAAAGCCTTACAATTTTTTGAAAAACGGCAGTATTGAACCTATGGTATTTGCATGGATGCCTGCACTGGCCATTTATTTTAATGATCCTGATGGAAACCAGCTTGAGTTTATTTCTATTCTTGAAGGGGAAAGCAGACCGGAATTGGGTGTGCTGAGCTATGAGGAGTGGATGAAACAGGCCGAAAACTTATAG
- a CDS encoding TROVE domain-containing protein, translated as MKFNFLRKENKVVQNYAGAKAYAMTPAEELYSAVVTTGLSDANYEKGNDRLKRIQSLIKKNDPEFVAKLAVYARKDMYLRSIPLVLTTELAKQTSGTDLVSKTVDGVVQRADEITELLAYYQLANKRTDTKKLNKLSKQIQKGLVKSFNKFDEYQFAKYNRKAEVTLKDALFLVHPKAKDENQQSVFNKIANNTLETPYTWEVELSVLGQKKFANDAERKMAFKNKWEELIFSNKLGYMATMRNLRNILEAGVSPDAMNKVCRYLSDEKAVSNAKQLPFRFLAAYRELKTIDSPYLSSVLEALENAVVVSAKNIKGFGFDTSVVIAADVSGSMQKAVSSKSKILLYDIGLLMSMILQSQCKNVVTGIFGDRWLRVPMPKNGILRNVDAFYKREGEVGYSTNGYLVIEDLIKRKEQVDKVMLFTDIQLWDSTGNRNSFEDCWNRYKTIAPHAKLYIFDLAGYGQQPLDVRKNDVHLIAGWSDKIFDVLNALEDKKSAVKMIQKVVL; from the coding sequence ATGAAATTTAATTTTTTAAGAAAAGAAAATAAAGTAGTACAGAACTACGCAGGTGCAAAAGCTTATGCGATGACACCTGCAGAAGAATTGTATAGTGCTGTTGTTACAACAGGGCTGTCTGATGCCAACTATGAAAAGGGAAATGACAGATTGAAAAGAATACAGTCTCTGATCAAAAAAAATGACCCTGAGTTTGTTGCAAAACTTGCCGTGTATGCCAGAAAAGATATGTACTTAAGATCCATTCCTTTGGTTTTGACGACCGAATTGGCAAAACAGACTTCCGGTACAGACCTTGTAAGCAAAACAGTAGATGGAGTGGTACAGAGAGCGGATGAAATTACAGAATTGCTGGCGTATTACCAGCTTGCAAATAAAAGAACAGATACCAAAAAGCTGAACAAACTGTCAAAGCAGATTCAGAAAGGTTTGGTAAAATCATTCAATAAATTTGATGAATATCAGTTTGCCAAATACAACAGAAAAGCAGAGGTAACCCTGAAAGATGCGCTCTTCCTGGTTCACCCGAAAGCTAAAGATGAAAATCAGCAGTCTGTTTTCAACAAAATTGCCAATAATACACTGGAAACCCCTTACACTTGGGAAGTAGAACTTTCCGTTTTGGGTCAGAAGAAATTTGCAAACGATGCAGAAAGAAAAATGGCCTTCAAAAACAAGTGGGAAGAATTGATTTTCAGTAATAAATTAGGCTATATGGCAACCATGAGAAATCTGAGGAATATCCTGGAAGCCGGAGTATCACCTGATGCAATGAATAAAGTTTGCAGATATCTTTCAGATGAAAAAGCAGTATCCAACGCAAAGCAACTTCCGTTCCGATTCCTGGCAGCCTATAGAGAATTAAAAACAATAGATTCTCCTTATCTGTCTTCAGTATTGGAAGCCTTGGAAAATGCGGTGGTGGTAAGTGCAAAAAACATCAAAGGTTTTGGCTTTGACACTTCTGTAGTAATTGCCGCGGATGTGTCAGGCTCTATGCAGAAAGCGGTTTCCAGCAAAAGTAAAATATTGCTGTATGATATCGGTTTGCTGATGTCTATGATCTTGCAGTCACAGTGTAAAAACGTGGTGACAGGTATCTTTGGTGACCGCTGGTTAAGAGTTCCAATGCCGAAAAACGGTATCTTAAGGAATGTAGATGCATTCTACAAGAGAGAAGGTGAAGTAGGATATTCTACCAATGGTTATCTGGTCATCGAAGATCTGATCAAAAGAAAAGAACAGGTGGATAAAGTAATGCTTTTCACCGATATCCAGCTGTGGGATAGCACTGGAAACAGGAATTCTTTCGAAGACTGTTGGAACAGATATAAAACCATTGCTCCTCATGCAAAACTGTATATTTTTGACCTGGCAGGTTACGGTCAGCAGCCGCTTGATGTCAGAAAAAATGATGTACACCTTATTGCAGGTTGGTCCGACAAAATTTTCGATGTACTGAATGCTTTGGAAGACAAAAAATCTGCAGTGAAAATGATTCAAAAAGTAGTGCTGTAA
- a CDS encoding DUF6584 family protein — protein sequence MGNLMFRIEQDLKAGRKKKACDRLRNMINQFPNDISLRKKLGQIYFEAGFLDEAGKFWILCTPENNEMKNAVEIYRKSLSNSGSAILKDIVFRGDKDCLDEYAIKVMAKLEQDSFKATKHIPVFKAKIREKGKYSESQTGFLSKLGTFLFVGSIILIPILGIYKLFELIKSFFFQ from the coding sequence ATGGGTAATTTAATGTTCAGAATTGAACAGGATCTTAAAGCAGGCAGAAAGAAAAAAGCATGCGACAGGCTAAGAAATATGATCAATCAGTTTCCCAATGATATTTCCCTGAGAAAAAAATTAGGACAGATTTATTTTGAAGCAGGATTTCTTGATGAAGCAGGTAAATTTTGGATTCTATGTACTCCAGAGAATAATGAAATGAAAAATGCTGTGGAGATTTACAGAAAATCATTGAGTAATTCGGGAAGCGCAATTCTAAAAGATATTGTTTTCAGGGGAGACAAAGATTGTCTTGATGAGTATGCCATAAAAGTAATGGCTAAACTTGAGCAGGATAGTTTCAAAGCCACAAAGCATATTCCTGTTTTTAAAGCTAAAATAAGAGAGAAGGGAAAATATTCAGAAAGTCAAACAGGTTTTCTAAGTAAACTTGGAACTTTTTTATTCGTTGGATCAATTATTTTGATTCCTATTCTCGGAATATATAAGCTGTTTGAATTGATAAAATCATTTTTCTTTCAATAA
- a CDS encoding phosphate ABC transporter substrate-binding protein, with the protein MKKIKKVRKKFGFNEYGLTDFPKKISGVQISRILYGNEMGCSYCFQHGYEVVNAKYTKFQRNWKKYRRTQWKN; encoded by the coding sequence ATGAAAAAAATTAAAAAAGTAAGAAAGAAATTCGGATTCAATGAATATGGATTGACTGACTTTCCGAAGAAAATTTCCGGTGTACAGATCTCAAGAATCTTGTACGGGAATGAAATGGGTTGTTCGTACTGTTTTCAACACGGTTATGAAGTGGTGAATGCAAAGTACACAAAGTTCCAGAGAAACTGGAAGAAGTATAGAAGAACTCAATGGAAAAATTAA
- a CDS encoding GLPGLI family protein, with translation MVKIFSLIIILMDSIFVFSQDKNTVLYSNLICKYHVKFLKDSTNKSSEREEIMTLFIGDNVSLFKSDQKVKSDSLKEAIVKNSMNNITSGNLNIDFSKVPRVNMNQEVFLRDGKLKVYDKVFKNLFSFEPANKVEWNLLNETKKINGYNCKKAIGKYGMRELTAWYTLDIPISEGPYTFKGLPGLVIYLEDQKQTYSFELFYLKKEKREIIPLKNDAPTTYEKFSNARQNAKDNAVSNVGGLLHREMTKQEMDLIRNNAGKSNNYLD, from the coding sequence ATGGTAAAGATATTTTCGCTAATAATAATTTTGATGGACAGTATTTTTGTTTTTTCACAAGACAAGAATACTGTTCTTTATTCTAACTTGATTTGTAAATATCATGTTAAATTCCTCAAAGATTCAACAAATAAATCGAGTGAGAGAGAAGAAATAATGACACTTTTTATTGGAGATAATGTTTCTCTTTTTAAAAGTGATCAAAAGGTAAAAAGTGATTCACTAAAAGAAGCCATTGTAAAAAATAGTATGAACAATATTACTTCAGGAAATCTTAATATTGATTTTTCAAAAGTTCCACGCGTAAATATGAATCAGGAAGTATTCCTAAGAGATGGCAAGCTAAAAGTTTATGATAAAGTATTTAAAAATTTGTTTTCATTTGAACCAGCTAATAAAGTTGAATGGAATTTATTGAATGAAACAAAAAAAATAAATGGGTATAATTGTAAAAAAGCTATCGGTAAATATGGAATGAGGGAACTTACTGCCTGGTACACCTTGGATATTCCAATTTCAGAAGGCCCTTATACCTTCAAAGGTCTTCCAGGGCTGGTTATTTACTTAGAAGATCAAAAACAAACATATTCTTTTGAATTATTTTATTTGAAAAAAGAAAAGCGGGAAATTATACCTCTTAAAAATGACGCTCCCACAACCTACGAAAAATTTTCAAATGCAAGACAAAATGCTAAAGATAATGCTGTAAGTAATGTAGGTGGACTTCTTCATAGAGAAATGACAAAACAGGAAATGGACTTAATAAGGAATAACGCAGGTAAATCAAATAATTATCTAGACTAA
- a CDS encoding transposase codes for MLYKEIHIGKFIKERVDENEITAERICKFLSKDEEAVEMMYDSRSMDTDLLLRWSKLLEYDFFRLYSSHLILYAPPSAINKNQQKSEKTPYFRKNIYTQEIKDFIMKRILSGEMTQSEVIKEYSIPKSTLHRWLQKGDNANG; via the coding sequence ATGTTATATAAAGAAATCCATATTGGGAAATTTATTAAGGAGAGGGTTGATGAAAATGAAATAACAGCAGAGAGGATATGCAAATTTTTGAGTAAAGATGAAGAGGCTGTCGAAATGATGTATGACAGCAGATCAATGGATACAGATCTTCTTTTAAGATGGAGCAAATTATTGGAATACGATTTTTTCAGACTCTACAGCTCACATTTGATTTTATACGCTCCACCGTCTGCCATCAACAAGAACCAACAGAAATCTGAAAAAACGCCTTACTTCAGAAAAAACATTTACACTCAGGAAATCAAAGACTTTATTATGAAAAGGATTCTTTCCGGTGAGATGACCCAAAGCGAAGTCATTAAAGAATATTCCATTCCGAAAAGTACCCTCCACAGATGGCTTCAGAAGGGTGACAATGCAAACGGATAA
- a CDS encoding SulP family inorganic anion transporter, protein MKNTISLFDFSKKINYKNELLAGFTVAMTMIPESLSFAILAGLSPLTGLYAAFMMGLVTAVLGGRPGMVSGGAGATIVVLIALIQSHGVEYLFATVALAGILQMMVGIFKLGKFVRLIPQPVMYGFLNGLAIIIFMAQVEQFKITDSSGAVSWLQGMPLYIMAGLTALTIAIVYIFPKITKIVPASLVAIIIIFAVVLGFNIPTKTVADIAHISGNLPSFHIPQIPFSLETLQIIFPYALIMAGVGLIESLLTLSMVDEITNTKGSANKESVAQGLANITNGFFGGMGGCAMVAQTLVNLNAGSRARLSGIIASLLILIIILCGAPIIEKIPMAALVGVMMMVAISTFQWVSVRIVNKMPKSDIFVGVTVALITVILHNLALAVLVGVIISALVFAWDNAKRIRARKYVDENGIKYYEIYGPLFFGSVTAFTDKFDPMNDPEQVVVDFKESRIVDMSAIDALDKLSKRYKQENKIVHLRHLSEDCRKILKNAEAVVEVNIQEDPTYKVMPEK, encoded by the coding sequence ATGAAAAATACTATAAGCTTATTCGATTTTTCAAAAAAAATCAATTATAAAAATGAACTGCTGGCTGGCTTTACTGTGGCTATGACAATGATTCCGGAATCTCTATCATTTGCGATTCTTGCTGGTTTGTCTCCACTTACAGGGTTGTATGCGGCTTTCATGATGGGACTTGTAACTGCAGTCTTGGGAGGACGTCCGGGAATGGTTTCCGGAGGAGCAGGAGCAACGATCGTGGTATTAATCGCCCTGATACAATCTCATGGAGTAGAATATCTTTTTGCCACTGTAGCCCTTGCAGGAATCCTTCAGATGATGGTAGGAATCTTTAAACTCGGAAAATTTGTGAGACTGATTCCGCAGCCTGTTATGTATGGATTCCTGAACGGATTGGCCATTATTATTTTCATGGCTCAGGTGGAACAGTTCAAAATTACTGACAGCAGTGGAGCGGTAAGCTGGCTGCAGGGAATGCCTTTGTACATCATGGCGGGTTTAACTGCCCTCACGATTGCTATTGTCTATATTTTTCCAAAAATCACGAAAATTGTTCCTGCCTCTTTGGTGGCTATTATCATCATATTTGCTGTAGTTCTTGGGTTTAATATTCCAACAAAAACGGTTGCAGACATTGCCCATATCAGTGGAAATCTTCCCAGTTTTCACATTCCCCAGATTCCTTTCTCCCTGGAAACTTTACAGATTATTTTTCCCTATGCCTTAATCATGGCCGGAGTAGGACTTATTGAATCTCTTCTGACATTATCCATGGTGGATGAAATTACCAATACCAAAGGAAGCGCCAATAAAGAATCCGTAGCTCAGGGATTGGCTAATATTACCAATGGTTTCTTTGGCGGAATGGGTGGATGTGCGATGGTAGCACAGACTTTGGTGAATCTTAATGCAGGTTCAAGAGCAAGATTATCAGGGATTATTGCATCGCTGCTGATTTTGATCATTATTCTGTGTGGAGCACCGATTATAGAAAAAATTCCCATGGCTGCTCTGGTAGGAGTGATGATGATGGTTGCTATCAGTACGTTCCAGTGGGTATCCGTCAGGATTGTGAATAAAATGCCGAAGTCTGATATTTTTGTAGGAGTTACTGTAGCATTGATTACGGTGATTCTTCATAACCTGGCTTTAGCGGTTTTAGTAGGAGTTATCATTTCAGCATTGGTTTTTGCCTGGGATAATGCTAAAAGAATTAGGGCGAGAAAATATGTTGATGAAAACGGAATAAAGTATTACGAAATATACGGACCTCTGTTTTTTGGTTCTGTGACAGCATTTACAGATAAATTTGATCCGATGAACGATCCGGAGCAGGTAGTTGTTGATTTTAAAGAAAGCCGTATTGTAGATATGAGTGCAATAGACGCTCTGGACAAGTTATCCAAACGCTATAAACAGGAAAATAAAATAGTACATCTGCGACATCTCAGTGAAGACTGCCGGAAGATCCTTAAAAATGCAGAAGCTGTAGTAGAAGTGAACATCCAGGAAGATCCAACCTATAAAGTGATGCCGGAAAAATAA
- the fusA gene encoding elongation factor G: MKYNTRNIGIIAHVDAGKTTLSERILYYTGLIHKIGNVDDGNTTMDKDIQERNRGITISSAAISTQWKKDNNVYNINIIDTPGHIDFAVEVERSLRVLDSVVAVFCASSGVQPQTENVWFQAEKHGTSKICFINKMDRIGADFFAVLHEIRTKLNAVPLALQIPIGAEVHFEGVIDLVKMKALYWTDENGETMVEKEIPDHSIAEAKEYRTILLETLAEYDETFFDIFMDDEQSITVEMISEAIQRVCRSGSAVPVLCGSAFKNKGIQPLLDAVVTYLPAPDQLADLQGRDPYTEETVTLERNETASFSGLVFKVVIDKHMGRLAMLRVYSGAIQSGDTLLNVRTGDSFRISRILQMQSDKTLSMEEAKAGDIVALTGIKDAKTGDSLSSSDQPILLEAITIPTPVIRVAIEPKTNGDDKSFGLVLAKIQEEDPSLVVERDPQTGETLLSGLGELHLEVTLEKIRLNHGIEINQGKPKVSYREVLTETRIHREKLSKQNGGSGQFADITFEIGPRDDHEYGLEFINMIKGGVIPTEFIPSVEKGFREAMEHGPLKGYPLENMKITLLDGSFHAQDSAAFDFEIAAREGFKAAAKGCSPKFLEPIMQVEIQSIEEYTGAVTADINRRRGIITSIDERSGRKIFAAEVPLASTFGYISDLRTLTSGRASISMKLSHYALVPDFIANTLIT, translated from the coding sequence ATGAAATACAACACACGAAATATAGGGATCATAGCACACGTAGATGCAGGAAAAACAACTTTATCGGAACGAATTCTTTATTACACAGGGCTCATTCATAAAATTGGTAATGTAGATGATGGAAATACCACCATGGATAAGGATATTCAGGAAAGAAACAGAGGGATTACGATTTCTTCTGCGGCCATTTCTACTCAATGGAAAAAAGATAATAACGTGTATAATATCAACATTATTGACACTCCTGGGCACATTGATTTTGCCGTGGAAGTGGAACGTTCTCTAAGGGTTCTGGATAGCGTTGTTGCTGTTTTCTGTGCTTCTTCAGGAGTGCAGCCACAGACTGAGAATGTTTGGTTCCAGGCTGAAAAACATGGAACATCCAAAATTTGCTTCATCAATAAAATGGACAGAATTGGAGCCGATTTCTTCGCCGTTCTTCATGAGATAAGAACTAAACTGAATGCCGTTCCTCTTGCTCTTCAGATTCCGATTGGAGCTGAAGTACATTTTGAAGGGGTCATTGATTTGGTCAAAATGAAAGCATTATACTGGACAGATGAAAACGGAGAAACCATGGTAGAAAAAGAAATCCCCGATCATTCTATTGCTGAAGCAAAGGAATACAGAACAATATTACTGGAAACTTTGGCAGAATATGATGAGACTTTCTTTGATATCTTTATGGATGATGAACAAAGTATCACCGTTGAAATGATCTCAGAAGCGATACAAAGAGTCTGCAGATCCGGATCAGCTGTACCTGTTCTCTGTGGTTCTGCCTTTAAAAACAAAGGGATTCAGCCTCTTCTTGATGCTGTCGTAACTTATCTTCCGGCTCCTGATCAGCTTGCTGACCTACAGGGAAGGGATCCTTATACGGAAGAAACGGTAACATTGGAAAGGAATGAAACAGCTTCTTTTTCAGGTCTTGTATTCAAAGTGGTGATTGATAAACATATGGGAAGACTGGCTATGCTTCGTGTATATTCCGGAGCGATACAATCCGGAGATACCCTACTGAATGTAAGAACGGGTGACAGTTTCAGGATTTCCAGAATTTTACAAATGCAGTCCGATAAAACATTATCCATGGAAGAAGCTAAAGCAGGAGATATTGTTGCTCTAACAGGAATAAAGGATGCCAAAACCGGAGATTCTTTATCTTCTTCGGACCAACCGATATTACTGGAAGCGATTACGATTCCAACTCCTGTTATTAGAGTAGCTATTGAACCGAAAACCAATGGTGATGATAAATCTTTCGGTTTGGTGCTGGCGAAAATTCAGGAAGAAGATCCTTCTTTGGTGGTTGAAAGAGACCCGCAGACCGGGGAAACTTTATTAAGTGGACTGGGAGAACTTCATCTTGAGGTTACTTTGGAGAAAATCCGTCTGAACCATGGTATTGAAATTAATCAGGGAAAACCTAAAGTTTCTTACCGTGAAGTCTTAACGGAAACCAGAATTCACAGGGAAAAGCTTTCCAAACAAAACGGAGGAAGCGGCCAGTTTGCTGATATCACTTTTGAAATAGGACCAAGGGATGATCATGAATATGGATTGGAATTCATCAACATGATCAAAGGAGGAGTTATCCCCACTGAATTTATTCCTTCTGTTGAAAAAGGATTCAGAGAAGCCATGGAACACGGGCCCCTGAAGGGATATCCTCTTGAAAACATGAAGATCACTCTTCTGGATGGTTCTTTCCACGCTCAGGATTCTGCAGCTTTTGATTTTGAAATTGCAGCAAGAGAAGGGTTCAAAGCGGCTGCAAAAGGATGCAGTCCTAAATTTTTGGAACCTATCATGCAGGTTGAGATCCAAAGTATTGAGGAATACACAGGCGCTGTCACTGCAGATATCAACAGAAGAAGGGGAATAATTACTTCTATTGATGAAAGATCAGGAAGAAAGATCTTTGCAGCAGAAGTTCCGTTGGCTTCCACTTTCGGATATATTTCTGATCTGAGAACGCTGACAAGCGGAAGAGCTTCCATCAGCATGAAATTGTCGCACTATGCTTTAGTGCCTGATTTCATTGCCAATACTTTAATAACCTAA
- a CDS encoding HAD family hydrolase yields MKTDIDIHNHCHFSFDLWLTLIKSHPEFKAKRVELFSSFFNVEKPIEEVAKTVKYYDDLCNTINEVTGGNIDTFEIYLMILGALDVDVKQMNKEKLNAFYSKSEDLFLEYKPVVIFENIHGFFEDIKNQGKTINILSNTGFIKGKTMRKFLIHENLDQYIDFHIYSDEINCSKPNPLIFQEVKNKVKDQDLPLHQILHIGDNPVADYQGAKDFGFSAHLLKY; encoded by the coding sequence TTGAAAACAGATATCGACATCCACAACCACTGTCATTTTTCTTTTGACCTGTGGCTCACTTTAATCAAATCTCATCCTGAATTTAAGGCAAAAAGAGTTGAGCTGTTCTCCTCATTTTTCAACGTAGAAAAACCGATAGAGGAGGTTGCGAAAACCGTAAAATATTATGATGATCTTTGTAATACCATCAATGAAGTTACTGGAGGGAATATAGATACTTTTGAAATCTATTTGATGATTCTTGGGGCTCTGGATGTAGATGTTAAACAAATGAATAAGGAAAAACTTAATGCGTTTTACAGTAAAAGCGAAGATTTGTTTCTGGAATATAAGCCCGTTGTGATTTTTGAAAATATCCACGGTTTTTTTGAGGATATCAAAAATCAAGGAAAGACAATTAATATTCTGAGTAATACAGGCTTTATCAAAGGAAAAACCATGAGGAAATTTCTGATCCATGAAAATCTGGATCAGTACATAGATTTTCATATCTATTCTGATGAAATCAACTGTTCCAAACCGAATCCGCTTATTTTCCAGGAAGTGAAGAATAAGGTTAAAGATCAGGATTTGCCACTGCATCAGATCCTGCATATCGGAGACAATCCGGTAGCAGATTATCAGGGAGCAAAAGACTTCGGTTTCAGTGCACATTTACTTAAATACTAA
- a CDS encoding phosphoribosyltransferase family protein yields MNKRYSLHHIHSADEFTFSPAEYSYFKYGDKSYAEKFAKELFDGFISENEELLNTDKEIVVLPSPYMAIPTASNFLCFYFKKHLDFYLFQKGKKSSILSKINRNHTYITDYGNLNFEDRKNLIANDTYYIDKDFLRGKLCIFIDDIKITGSHEYTVNRILNEYDVEADFMFMYYAELMNFDLDPKIENFFNYYAVKNVKHVAEVMNKESFQFNTRIVKYILGLESSNFDYLTSKVKREQMDLLLELAISNNYHLIKEYENNINTLTQTELYYGY; encoded by the coding sequence ATGAATAAAAGATACAGCTTACACCACATTCATTCGGCGGATGAGTTCACTTTCTCACCTGCGGAATACAGCTATTTCAAATATGGCGATAAGTCGTATGCTGAAAAATTTGCCAAAGAATTATTTGATGGATTTATTTCTGAAAATGAGGAGCTTTTAAATACCGATAAAGAGATTGTTGTGCTGCCAAGCCCCTATATGGCTATTCCTACGGCATCCAACTTTTTATGCTTTTACTTTAAAAAGCACCTGGATTTTTATCTGTTTCAGAAAGGAAAGAAGTCAAGTATTTTATCTAAGATCAATCGTAATCATACCTATATCACAGATTACGGGAATCTTAATTTTGAAGATCGTAAAAATCTGATCGCAAATGATACTTATTATATCGATAAAGATTTTTTGAGAGGAAAACTTTGTATTTTTATAGACGATATAAAAATCACTGGAAGTCATGAATATACGGTCAACAGAATTTTGAATGAATATGATGTGGAGGCGGACTTTATGTTCATGTATTACGCTGAACTGATGAATTTTGACCTTGACCCTAAAATTGAAAACTTTTTCAATTACTATGCAGTAAAAAATGTAAAACATGTTGCAGAAGTGATGAATAAAGAAAGTTTTCAGTTCAATACAAGGATTGTAAAATATATTTTAGGACTGGAATCAAGTAATTTTGATTATCTTACGTCTAAAGTAAAAAGAGAACAGATGGACCTGCTTTTGGAGCTGGCTATCAGTAACAATTATCATTTAATAAAAGAATACGAAAATAACATCAATACTTTAACACAAACGGAATTATATTATGGCTATTAA